A region of the Anolis sagrei isolate rAnoSag1 chromosome 4, rAnoSag1.mat, whole genome shotgun sequence genome:
TATATAAGATTTTATAAATGCTATATGTGACTGTACGTCCCATCTGAAAAGTATataccagtgggccatgaggacgaaaatctggtccgcaagcctccttcctctttatttattttatttatttccactttttttgtgccgcctgccactccttccctgttgttggccatggcatatgttctgtatcagaaactagagctgatgtggtctatccaaggcaattttctgaattggcaccccaaaccgaatctttttggtactaatgttggagagtgatccctggtcaagtttttttgtgtgtgtcagaagtgatttgagaaactgcaagttgcttctggtgtgagagaattggcagtctgcaaggacgttgcccaggggacacctgaatgttttgatattttagcatccttgtgggaggcttctctcatgtccccgtatgtgaagctggagttgacagagggagctcatccatgttctccctagattcgaacctctgacctgtcggtctacagtcctgccggcactttTTGGGAGTTCTATGGAGCCCTGGCCAAGTGTACCCTGgtcaaaaatggttgggaaccactggtatatataCAGAAAAAGTGTAGTTTCAAAAGCTGCCACACTAAGCTCAAGGAGCGATCCTCATGCTTGCCCTCCCTAAACTTTCACACAGCATTCCTATTTTCATTTGTAACTAAGAGATAAGCCGGCGCTGCTAGGACACATCTCAACAAGAGCCAGGGTATCAGAAGGAGATATGAAAAGTCCCATTTATTCCAGTTGTTTCTGTTGCTTTGCACCTGTTTGTTTGCCTAGTCATAGACAGCCCATCAAAATGTATTAGGTAAGCATCATAGACCAATGAAGAAGACAATTTATTAACACCAATAAAAATGTGCCTTTTGGATTTCTGTATAACAATTAAGCCTCACAGCCCCATTTTGGGGTGCGGCAGTCTTATGCAGCAGTCTTCTACTATAAGGTTTTGTGAAGATTTCTTTTTGATAGAGAAAATATACACCCCTGAAAATGAAAACTGGAACATTAATATATGTTGTGTGCTAAGAGACCGCCATCCCTtttcagtcttttgtgtgcctttAAGATGCTGTTAATTTATTGTGATCCTAGTGCGAAGCTGTCATGAAGTGTTCTTGGCAGGGAGGATTTGTCATTCTTCAGAAAGGACTTGCCAGTGCCTCCtgctgaggttgagagagtgtgacttacccatgcattcatggccaagtggggattcaaaccctggtctccagagtcataatccattGCTCCAACCCAGCTCCTCTAATTCCTTTGATTCTTCACAATTCCTTTGAGGTCAATGAGTCTCTAAGGGATGGAAATGGTCTAGCACAGATTTTTGGGTAACTCCATTAATAATGCCCTATTTGTATCTGCTTATTCTCTGACTGTCCGGGatgtagcacagctggtaaattactagcagcaataaatcactgccgactggaaggtggcaagtttgaagcccaaGTTCCTGACTGTTAATAGaccagcttactgttcacctaagcagttcaaaaacagctgtgctgTGAGTATAGAAATAAGGGACTGCTTAAGGTGAgattaatttatgacaccatacaAATGCCAGAGAGCAAAGAGCAAGGAGAAAATATTACGATCAAAAAGACTTgccatcatagtggatgaagcgacagctcccccctgtggccggaattgagcaacctccaggatacaaagttggaaaaaaatgctgaatggcttctatctgtctgtatgtctaaaaatggcattgaatgtttgccgtggatgtgtacattgtgatccgccctgagtccccttcagggtgagaagggtggaatataaatactgtaattaaataaataactaaattgtCTTGTGTAAAATGCAGAGGGCCTTGGTGGTAGAAGGGGGTGGCATTTATTACACCTTAAGATGATTAGGTAAAAGTTGTAACTTGTTTGGACATTTTAAACTGGGAGAATTATTGATCACTTATTCTcctggagccccggtggcacagtgggtaaactgctgaacagctgatcaaatggtcacaggttcaaatccagagagcggcttgagctcctgttgttagccccagcttctgccaacctagcagtttcaaaacatgcaaatgtgagtagatcaataggtatcgctcttcTGGGAagataatagcactccatgcagtcatgctggccacatgacctaggaggtgtctacggacaacactggctcttcggcttagaaatggagatgagcaccaaccctcagagtcggagatgactgaacttaatgtcagggaaaaagttttacctttacctattctcCTGGGGGCATTCTTGTGCACCCAGAACCTTCCCAGTGGACAGAAATCTGGACAGGGAGAATGTTAAGAGTCCATGacagtaaaaacaaaaagaatTTAGTAAAATCTTAAATCAGCAgggctagggcttctgggtgtTACAGCACATCAGTGTTTGGTGGGCTACATTATCCCCCACCCTTGTATTAGTAGGTAATCACTTATTAGATTTGGTAGAactttgatcatagaatcatagaatctaatcTGATCAGAACTTTAATGTGGGGAAAACTAAATACAAGATTATCCAAGAGCATTGCATGATTATTGGTCAGAAAACTAAAAAGCCAAGATGACTTTTCAGTACCCAACTGCTTTTGTTATCTCATTCCATTTAATGTATTTTGGTTATTAAAACGACTGTGTAACACTGTGGTGAAGCATGAAGGGAACGTCAGTGATTCAAGACTCCTCATTGATAAAACACCTTTATTGGAACCCAAGAGGCACAAAAGTTTTCAAAGcttggttgattttttttctatgaggCAAAGGTATTATTTCACTACAAATGTCAGGCCAGTTTATTCCTGGTTCCTTCTACTCTTTCTTATTTCCCCACTTGGCGATTTTCCAGAAGATGGGAGTTCTCAGAAAACGGTCGGATTTCATGTAGGCAGAAATTTTCTCCAATGCCTGCAGAGAAAGCCAGCAGAAAGATACTTATTAGACTCCACTATCACTACATGTTTCAACTGTGCACGCATAAAAGAATGCTTGAGAAAACTCTAAATGGCTGTTTAGCATCTAGACTTATGCTGATTAATGTGGAGGAAAAGCAGCCATATGTTTCCTGCTTCAGACAAGAAGGTTTTTTCCTGATGTTAAGGAAAACCTATCAAGAAGAACACGGGCCATTATGAAGTTTCTATGAGATTCTTTGCACTGAAGGAGGTGGGGAATACATATGGTTCCTCTATACAGGAATGTGTATTTCTGCACATGTTTTCTGTGTTTCTCATGGGCAATAATCCTCTTAGAGAATTATCATGGCATGTCAGATTAAAATACCAAATCAAAACTTACTTGTTTCATcactggtggaggtcagaattcACTATTGACTGCACTTTAGACCAACCCTATCTCCTCAAAAACCGTTTCTAGCAGCAATCCCAGAACTTGGGTATTTCCTAATTGGTGGAGAGCAGGGGAGCAGCAGACAAACATCCAGCTGTTTTCTTTATTAAATTCTATCCCCACACCTTCCTGGACAAAGAGCAACAACATCATCTTTCAGGACCTTTGGGGAACTCACAGAATTCCCCATGAAGGCCTATATGACTGTTGGGGGCacgacatagaatcacagagttgaaagagacctcatgggccatccagaccaaccctctgccaagaagcaggaaacttgcatccaaagcacccccgacagatgaccattcagcctctatttaaaagccaccaaagaaggagcctccaccacacttcggggtagagttccactgctgaacagctcttacagtcaggaagttcttcgtaatgttcaggtggaatctgaacATATTTAATTGTCCTGTTCTCCAAAGAGATGATGCTGGTCTCCATCTACACCTATTGTTTTCTCTGCAAATTGGAAACTTTTAATATTGGAGTCTATTAAGCTTGTCTCTTAAGGAGGTCATCTATAATAGATGCCTAGAATTATTATCCAAAATCAGGATTTACAAATAACAAACAACAATTTCTGACATCCCACCCAATGACAAAGGATCAAGTGAACTAATGTTTGTGATATCTAGTGATATCACACTAGTTTCCACTCATTTTTCTTTGACACTAATACTGGAACAACCTTTCACTTTGGAACTTCACAGTAAAATTTACCTCAAAGCGGTCTAGGAAATCCTTTAGATTTCTGAATTGATCCAAACATTTTGGCTCAAATGTTCGCTGCACATCCAAAACATCATATGCGAGGAAGTCTACATAGgtcagctaaaaaaaaaaaaaaaaagaaagaagttatATAGAGAACCACAGAGTTAGGACAAATCTTGATGTCTGTATGATTCATATCCAAGACATGTACCTTGTTTCCTGCAAACCATTTTCTATTTCCCAGAAACTGGGAGGTCTGCTTCAGCTTCCCAGGTAGCTGTTCAAGGAATTCAGGCTTCAATTTTTCCTGCAAAAAGAGTTTAGGCTCAATTTCAGTTAATCTTTTTGAAAACCTCAAGAGGTTTCACATTCCTAGGTCTCTTTCCCCACCATTCTCTCTCTATTTCTGCTAACTCAATAAACAGTTCTTTTGTCTCCTCCCAATCTCAGAACTGCAGAAAGAAATGTTTGGTCATCATAGGTGAGCCCTTGttgctgagtatgattgccttctaaGGATAAAGTCTTTATGGtaggtccataagtgactgtagagacctattctggattcacatggtctttcacagtgaggacatagattccagatggaaggcattcCTGACAAAAgtttgcttgacatgccttcctcttgacacttttctcccttttgccctctattcgtgtCTCTTCTACAGCACtgatggtaacagctgacctctagtcagaacgctcaagggccagggtttccctgttctcagtgtctatgccacagtttttaaggttagctttaagcccatctttaaatctcgtttcctgtccaccaacatttcattttcattcttgagttgatAATATAGTAACAGCAGTCCTACATCCAGGGCGTTTGTTGCCTGTGTTATCTAACAGTGTCGAAATGTTCCACATTCCAAAACTCATTTGTCTTTTTCAACCACAAAGTGATGACCCCTCTGGATGCAGAAGTCCAGTTAGAGATAAGGAAGTGAGACAGACTATTTTTACCGTACCTTTTCTAGTCCTGTCCCCGTATGGGATGAACAGAGTGGATCCCAAATATGACTGCCTGTGTacaaatgtattttatgtgtggaGATCGATGCACAGCAACCAACATTTGATAAGCCTTATGGGACTGGTGTCCTCCAACACACTCCATATTTATCCTCCATGTTATTGCCAAACCATTAGCTGCATTCTATGTTTTATTCAATTTAGAAGGAGAACACAAGCCACAAAACTCACAAAATCTGGGCTGTAGCATATCCTTGCAAGTTGCATTCGGAAATCCATGAGTTGGTTCTCAAGTATATCTATTCGAATTATTTCTTCTTCAGTCTCACCACCTGTAGCACCACAAGACACAGAGATGGTGAAAACTAGTGATAGAAACAGATCTCCATCACCATTGTGTCCTTACCTTAGGATTCAGTCAATTACTGGCCTCATAAATACTTACACATCTTGTGCTTGCGTGCAAGGTATCGCAGGATGGCATTGCTCTGAGTGATCTTCCTCTCACCATCAATGAGATATGGCAGCTGCAGAAAGAGAAGTTTAAGGATACTGTTGGGATCCTTTGGTGATTTTCATACTCAGTCATCCTCATTAGGCAAAGTACAATGTATCTAGGGggatcctttttttcttttaaaagcaatCTGAAGATTTTCTGAGTCTCAACAGCTTTAGGAAAGAATGCTGCTAGATGTCAAAATGGTTGCCTAGGGTCTTCAAAAAACAGAACTATTTTTCATAAAACTTGCTAGTAGTCATAAACATCTGTTATCACATAATGAGGATTAACCAACTACTTGGGTCCAACTACCTAAACGGGCCATTTTCCAGGCAGGGATGAGAAATCTTTGGCTCAGCAGGACTTTTGGACTGGAGTTCTCACAATCCTGTCATTGGTGGTGATTGCTTGGGTTTTTGGTAACTGAAATCTTAAATATCTGCAGAGCTAAGTATTTCCTGTCACTGCTTTAGCAAAAAGTGCAGAGAAGGCACAACAACCAGACCACTACAATGTATTATCTAGTCTTCTAGAAAACAAGCACTTGTCCTCTTTCATGGCACataacaaaatattttctttaattctACTTCCTCTAAACTACCAAATTCTACATCATAAACTTCTGGCCAAAAT
Encoded here:
- the LOC137094696 gene encoding glutathione S-transferase Mu 1-like, with the translated sequence MSVTLGYWDIRGLAHAIRLLLEYTETPFEDKQYGVIEGKEPEGADFDISQWTNVKEKLGLDFPNLPYLIDGERKITQSNAILRYLARKHKMCGETEEEIIRIDILENQLMDFRMQLARICYSPDFEKLKPEFLEQLPGKLKQTSQFLGNRKWFAGNKLTYVDFLAYDVLDVQRTFEPKCLDQFRNLKDFLDRFEALEKISAYMKSDRFLRTPIFWKIAKWGNKKE